From a region of the Thiorhodovibrio winogradskyi genome:
- the cydX gene encoding cytochrome bd-I oxidase subunit CydX gives MWYFAWILGVLLAIAFGIINVMWYESEQYLGPANDDD, from the coding sequence ATGTGGTATTTCGCCTGGATTCTCGGCGTCCTGCTGGCTATCGCCTTTGGCATCATCAATGTCATGTGGTATGAGTCCGAGCAGTACCTCGGGCCTGCCAACGACGATGACTGA
- a CDS encoding MotA/TolQ/ExbB proton channel family protein: MLAFTSVIDLFRAAGWLMWPISLCSVATLAIVLERFWALRSRAIMPGDLVESIWQLHRHGDLTDARIAELRSGSALGRMLAAGLVNRAHSRDIMKESIQDTGRQVVAEMERYLDMLGTIASVAPLLGLLGTVIGMIDVFSVIMQAGVGDPRVLAGGISKALLTTAAGLSVAIPALLFHRYFNSRVTHLAIGMEEQSLRLVEIIKGEREPNEEGTPA, from the coding sequence ATGCTTGCCTTCACTTCCGTCATCGACTTGTTCCGCGCTGCCGGCTGGCTCATGTGGCCGATTTCCCTGTGCTCGGTCGCCACCCTGGCCATTGTGCTCGAGCGCTTTTGGGCGCTGCGATCGCGCGCGATCATGCCGGGGGATCTGGTCGAGAGCATCTGGCAACTGCACCGACATGGTGACCTCACGGATGCACGCATTGCCGAGCTACGCTCGGGTTCGGCGCTCGGGCGCATGCTTGCCGCCGGTCTGGTGAACCGCGCGCATTCGCGCGACATCATGAAGGAAAGCATCCAGGACACTGGCCGTCAGGTGGTGGCGGAGATGGAGCGCTATCTCGATATGCTTGGCACCATTGCCTCGGTCGCGCCCCTGCTCGGGCTGCTTGGCACCGTCATTGGCATGATCGATGTCTTTAGCGTCATCATGCAAGCCGGCGTGGGTGATCCAAGGGTCCTCGCCGGTGGCATTTCCAAAGCCCTGCTGACCACGGCGGCCGGTTTGTCGGTTGCCATTCCAGCGCTGCTGTTCCACCGCTATTTCAACAGCCGGGTGACGCACCTGGCGATTGGCATGGAAGAACAATCCCTGCGCCTGGTGGAAATCATTAAAGGCGAGCGCGAACCGAACGAGGAAGGCACTCCGGCATGA
- the cydB gene encoding cytochrome d ubiquinol oxidase subunit II: protein MILDYEVLKLIWWVLVGVLFIGFAVTDGMDMGVGTLLPFLGKNDLERRVIINTVGPHWDGNQVWLITAGGAIFAAWPLVYAAAFSGFYFAMLLALFALFFRPVGFDYRSKIENPMWRSAWDWGLFIGGAVPALVFGIAFGNLLQGVPFHLDELLRPYYTGSFFGLLNPFALLVGVVSLAMLTMHGAIWLQLRTGEPVASRAKAVVKALGLTTIATFALAGIWLAIAGYGYSVVEMPGADAIPNPLTKEVVADRWGWLNSYKDWPLTLLFPILGFAGLGGAISMSMQDRAGLGLILSGLGITGIIMTAGSAMFPFIMPSSTNPNSSLIAWDAVSSHLTLTVMFWAAMIFIPIILAYTTWTYAKMWRRITTEEIDAQKTLAY, encoded by the coding sequence ATGATCCTCGACTACGAAGTGCTGAAACTCATCTGGTGGGTGCTGGTCGGCGTGCTCTTCATTGGCTTTGCCGTCACCGACGGCATGGACATGGGGGTAGGCACCCTGCTGCCCTTCCTGGGCAAGAACGACCTGGAACGCCGGGTGATCATCAATACCGTTGGGCCGCACTGGGACGGCAATCAGGTATGGCTGATCACGGCCGGCGGGGCGATCTTCGCCGCCTGGCCGCTAGTCTATGCGGCGGCCTTCAGCGGGTTTTATTTCGCCATGCTGCTTGCCTTGTTCGCCTTGTTTTTCCGACCAGTCGGCTTTGACTATCGCAGCAAGATCGAAAACCCGATGTGGCGCAGCGCCTGGGACTGGGGTCTGTTTATCGGCGGCGCGGTGCCGGCACTGGTGTTCGGCATTGCCTTTGGCAACCTGCTACAGGGGGTGCCCTTCCACCTCGATGAACTGCTGCGGCCTTACTACACCGGCAGCTTCTTCGGGCTGCTCAACCCCTTCGCGCTGCTGGTCGGTGTGGTCAGCCTCGCCATGCTGACCATGCACGGGGCCATCTGGCTGCAGCTGCGCACAGGGGAGCCGGTCGCCTCGCGCGCCAAGGCGGTCGTCAAGGCACTGGGGCTGACGACCATCGCCACCTTCGCGCTGGCCGGTATCTGGCTGGCAATCGCTGGCTATGGCTACTCAGTGGTCGAAATGCCCGGCGCCGACGCCATCCCCAATCCGCTCACCAAGGAGGTGGTGGCTGATCGCTGGGGCTGGCTCAACAGCTACAAGGACTGGCCGCTGACACTGCTCTTCCCCATCCTCGGCTTTGCCGGCCTGGGCGGCGCCATCTCCATGTCCATGCAAGACCGCGCGGGGCTGGGACTGATCCTGAGCGGCCTGGGGATTACCGGCATCATCATGACCGCCGGTTCCGCCATGTTTCCCTTCATCATGCCCTCAAGCACCAACCCCAACAGCAGTCTGATTGCCTGGGATGCCGTCTCTAGTCATCTGACGCTGACGGTGATGTTCTGGGCGGCCATGATCTTCATCCCCATCATCCTCGCGTATACCACCTGGACTTACGCCAAGATGTGGCGACGCATTACCACCGAGGAAATCGACGCCCAGAAAACCCTGGCCTACTGA
- a CDS encoding cytochrome ubiquinol oxidase subunit I: protein MLDSTMIELSRWQFAATAMYHFLFVPLTLGLSWMLVIMESVYVMTGREIYRDMTKFWGKLFGINFALGVTTGLTMEFQFGTNWSYYSHYVGDVFGAPLAIEGLMAFFLESTFIGLFFLGWERLSKRQHLTVTFLTALGSNLSALWILIANGWMQYPVGAEFSYETMRMEMTSFWELLMNPVAQVKFVHTVAAGYVTASMFVMGISAWYMLKGRDLAFAKRSFSVAVGFGLASILSVILLGDESGYEVGDVQRVKLAAIEAEWHTEKAPAGFTLYGEPSNEDEETHNAVKIPWALGLIATRSLDKEVVGLKDLMRDHEIRIRSGMIAYNYLQKLRGGEDTEANRAVFEEHVDDLGYGLLLKRYTDNPAEATEEQIKLAAKDSIPEVAPLFWSFRVMVMAGFWMLLLIVLGFYYNAKRVIQQKRWLLRAFLWSIPVPWIAAETGWFVAEFGRQPWAIGEVLPTSIAASSLTADQVMTSLTAFIIFYTALFLIEMFLMIKFSRQGPSSLHSGRYHHEREAGTGTGSGSGTGAGTGSGTGGGAMPASAPSKENTGD from the coding sequence ATGCTTGACAGTACCATGATCGAGCTATCGCGATGGCAGTTCGCCGCCACCGCGATGTATCACTTCCTCTTCGTGCCCCTGACATTGGGGCTCTCCTGGATGCTGGTCATCATGGAGAGTGTCTATGTCATGACCGGGCGCGAAATCTACCGTGACATGACCAAATTCTGGGGCAAGTTGTTCGGCATCAACTTCGCGCTCGGGGTCACCACCGGACTGACCATGGAATTTCAGTTCGGCACCAACTGGTCCTACTACTCCCACTATGTCGGCGATGTCTTCGGCGCCCCGCTGGCCATAGAGGGCCTGATGGCCTTTTTCCTTGAATCCACCTTCATTGGCCTGTTCTTCCTCGGCTGGGAGCGACTCAGCAAGCGTCAGCATCTCACCGTCACCTTCCTGACCGCGCTGGGATCCAACCTCTCCGCGCTCTGGATTTTGATCGCCAACGGCTGGATGCAATATCCGGTTGGCGCGGAGTTCAGCTACGAGACCATGCGCATGGAAATGACCAGCTTCTGGGAACTCCTGATGAACCCAGTCGCACAGGTCAAATTCGTGCACACCGTGGCCGCGGGCTATGTGACCGCCTCCATGTTCGTGATGGGCATCTCAGCCTGGTACATGCTCAAAGGCCGCGATCTGGCCTTCGCCAAGCGCTCCTTCTCGGTCGCGGTGGGCTTTGGCCTGGCCTCCATCCTGTCGGTCATACTGCTAGGCGACGAATCCGGCTACGAGGTGGGCGACGTTCAGCGCGTCAAGCTGGCCGCGATCGAGGCCGAGTGGCACACCGAGAAAGCACCCGCCGGCTTCACCCTTTATGGTGAACCCAGTAACGAGGACGAGGAAACCCACAACGCCGTTAAAATCCCCTGGGCACTGGGGCTGATCGCCACCCGCTCGCTCGACAAGGAAGTGGTGGGTCTGAAGGATTTGATGCGCGATCATGAAATCCGCATCCGCTCCGGGATGATCGCTTACAACTATCTGCAAAAACTGCGTGGCGGCGAGGATACCGAGGCCAATCGCGCGGTCTTCGAGGAACATGTCGATGACCTCGGCTACGGGCTGCTGCTTAAGCGCTACACCGACAATCCCGCCGAGGCCACCGAGGAGCAGATCAAGCTCGCCGCCAAGGATTCCATCCCCGAGGTAGCGCCCCTTTTCTGGAGCTTCCGCGTCATGGTCATGGCCGGCTTCTGGATGCTGCTGTTGATCGTGCTTGGTTTCTACTACAACGCCAAGCGGGTCATCCAACAGAAACGCTGGCTGCTGCGTGCCTTCCTGTGGAGCATTCCGGTCCCCTGGATCGCGGCAGAGACCGGCTGGTTCGTGGCGGAATTCGGCCGCCAGCCCTGGGCCATCGGCGAAGTGCTGCCAACCAGCATCGCGGCCTCGAGCCTGACAGCGGATCAAGTCATGACCAGCCTGACAGCCTTTATCATCTTCTACACCGCGCTCTTCCTGATCGAGATGTTCCTGATGATCAAATTCAGCCGTCAGGGTCCGAGTTCACTCCATAGCGGGCGCTATCACCATGAGCGCGAGGCCGGAACTGGAACCGGAAGCGGATCAGGTACCGGAGCAGGCACCGGATCAGGCACAGGCGGCGGCGCCATGCCCGCGAGCGCACCGAGCAAGGAAAACACGGGAGACTGA
- the kdsB gene encoding 3-deoxy-manno-octulosonate cytidylyltransferase — translation MNPSPSAPSSSPFKVVIPARHGASRLPGKPLVDIGGKPLIAHVLERARESQAAEVLVATEDERIARVCQELGAETVMTSDQHLSGSDRIGEVMRLRAWAPETIIVNLQGDEPCVPAALINQVAAALEHHPELGMATLSAPMDATRALNDPNVVKVVTDAEGRALYFSRAPIPWQRDALLGDGARLPPNLVFQRHIGLYAYRVDFLARFLSWPPAPLERIEALEQLRVLWNGERIQVEEACAPLGPGVDTRDDIPAVLQWLNLN, via the coding sequence GTGAATCCAAGCCCTTCCGCTCCCTCCAGTTCGCCCTTCAAAGTGGTCATTCCCGCCCGCCATGGTGCCTCGCGCCTGCCCGGCAAGCCCTTGGTCGACATTGGCGGCAAGCCGCTGATCGCGCATGTGTTGGAACGCGCCCGCGAAAGCCAGGCCGCCGAGGTGCTGGTCGCCACCGAGGATGAACGCATCGCGCGCGTCTGTCAGGAACTCGGCGCCGAGACGGTCATGACCTCCGACCAACATCTCAGCGGCTCCGACCGCATTGGCGAGGTGATGCGTCTGCGCGCCTGGGCGCCGGAGACCATCATCGTCAACCTCCAAGGCGACGAGCCCTGTGTGCCAGCCGCCCTGATCAACCAGGTCGCCGCGGCGCTCGAGCATCATCCAGAGCTTGGCATGGCGACCCTGTCAGCGCCCATGGACGCGACCAGGGCACTGAACGACCCCAATGTGGTGAAAGTGGTGACTGACGCCGAAGGCCGGGCGCTGTATTTCTCCCGTGCCCCCATTCCCTGGCAGCGAGATGCTTTACTGGGTGATGGCGCGCGGCTTCCGCCCAACCTTGTCTTTCAGCGCCACATCGGACTCTACGCCTATCGGGTGGACTTTCTGGCCCGCTTCCTGTCCTGGCCGCCCGCGCCACTCGAACGCATCGAAGCACTCGAGCAATTGCGCGTGCTCTGGAATGGCGAGCGCATTCAGGTCGAAGAGGCCTGCGCCCCCCTGGGTCCGGGCGTCGATACCCGCGATGACATCCCCGCCGTGCTGCAGTGGCTGAACCTTAACTAA
- the msbA gene encoding lipid A export permease/ATP-binding protein MsbA, with protein MTQSELNTSARAIYARLLGYAKPYWGMFTLSIVGMLVFAATEPLFAAMIKPLLDGSFVERDPNTVRLMPFLLVGLFVVRGIAGFTNTYCLKWVGRRVVTDLRQQMFDHLLRSPTRYFDTHGSGQILAKLTYNVDNVANASTSAVTTIVRDGFTALALLAYMLYLDAKLAAIFLFIGPTTAFAIKYATKRFRRYSKRIQERVGSLTHVAQEAIDAHRVIKAFGGQDREREQFQRMNEKTRALQMKMVATEAVSVPLVQLISAVAIGIVVYLSTMQGLRENISVGSFMSFVVAMGLLLPPVKRLTSVNSHLQRGIIAAESLFELLDTAPEPDSGTRTLARARGQIDYVDISHSYDKNNGLVIEGLNLSIAAGESLALVGRSGSGKSTLANLLARFYEPCAGRILIDDIDIRDLRLASLRAQISLVTQDVVLFNDSIANNIAYGRIDQVSREDIERAAEGAHALDFIRALPQGFDTLVGDRGVLLSGGQRQRLAIARAMLKDAPILILDEATSALDTEAERHIQAALQTLMRERTTLVIAHRLSTIEQVDRVVVLEQGRIVEQGSHAELIVRDGYFARLRRLQFSQSTRA; from the coding sequence ATGACTCAATCAGAGCTCAATACCAGCGCGCGGGCCATCTATGCGCGCTTGCTTGGCTATGCCAAGCCCTACTGGGGCATGTTCACCCTGTCGATTGTCGGCATGCTGGTGTTCGCCGCCACCGAGCCACTGTTCGCCGCCATGATCAAGCCGCTGCTCGATGGCAGCTTTGTCGAGCGCGATCCAAACACGGTTCGACTCATGCCCTTTTTGTTGGTCGGGCTTTTCGTGGTGCGGGGTATCGCCGGCTTCACCAACACCTATTGCCTGAAATGGGTCGGCCGGCGCGTGGTGACCGATCTGCGCCAGCAGATGTTCGACCATCTGCTGCGTTCGCCAACCCGCTATTTCGACACCCATGGCTCGGGCCAGATTCTCGCCAAGCTGACCTACAACGTCGACAACGTCGCCAACGCCAGCACCTCGGCCGTCACCACCATTGTGCGCGATGGCTTCACCGCACTGGCGCTGCTGGCCTACATGCTGTACCTGGACGCCAAGCTGGCGGCCATTTTTCTGTTCATTGGCCCGACCACGGCCTTTGCCATCAAATACGCCACCAAAAGGTTCCGCCGCTACAGCAAACGCATTCAGGAGCGGGTCGGCTCCCTGACCCATGTCGCACAGGAAGCCATTGACGCCCACCGGGTCATCAAGGCCTTTGGCGGGCAGGACCGTGAGCGCGAGCAGTTCCAGCGGATGAACGAAAAAACCCGCGCTCTGCAGATGAAAATGGTCGCCACCGAGGCCGTCAGCGTGCCCCTGGTGCAGCTTATTTCGGCTGTGGCCATTGGGATAGTGGTTTATTTATCTACTATGCAAGGCCTGCGTGAAAACATTAGCGTGGGCAGTTTCATGTCCTTTGTGGTGGCCATGGGCCTGCTACTGCCGCCGGTCAAGCGCCTGACCTCGGTCAACTCCCATCTGCAGCGCGGCATCATCGCGGCCGAGAGCCTGTTCGAGCTGCTCGACACCGCTCCCGAGCCTGACAGCGGCACCCGCACCCTGGCACGCGCGCGGGGACAGATCGATTATGTCGATATTAGCCACAGCTACGACAAAAACAACGGCCTGGTGATCGAGGGCTTGAACCTGTCCATCGCCGCCGGTGAGAGCCTGGCCCTGGTCGGGCGCTCCGGCAGCGGCAAATCAACGCTTGCGAACCTGCTCGCGCGCTTCTATGAGCCCTGCGCCGGCCGGATTCTGATCGATGACATCGACATCCGCGACCTGCGCCTGGCCAGCCTGCGCGCGCAGATTTCGCTGGTTACCCAGGATGTGGTGTTGTTCAACGACAGCATCGCCAACAACATCGCCTATGGACGCATCGACCAGGTTTCGCGGGAGGACATCGAGCGCGCCGCCGAGGGCGCCCATGCACTGGATTTCATCCGTGCCCTGCCGCAGGGCTTCGACACCCTGGTCGGCGATCGCGGCGTGCTGCTCTCGGGCGGCCAACGTCAGCGCCTGGCCATTGCCCGCGCCATGCTCAAGGACGCGCCCATTCTGATTCTCGACGAAGCCACCTCGGCGCTCGATACCGAAGCCGAGCGCCACATCCAGGCCGCGCTCCAGACGCTGATGCGCGAGCGCACCACGCTGGTGATCGCCCATCGGCTCTCGACCATCGAGCAGGTTGATCGCGTGGTGGTCCTGGAACAGGGACGCATCGTCGAGCAAGGCTCGCACGCGGAGCTGATTGTCCGTGACGGTTATTTTGCCCGCCTGCGGCGCTTGCAATTTAGTCAGTCGACCCGCGCATGA
- a CDS encoding L,D-transpeptidase yields MATTAGGDAQSGCQKLRQAGHQCFLTRLDVSTIPSESSDIPGTEQRQNAVPDAKPIAERTAEPIAEPTSNQAAKPIAKPIAKQADIQSLSPPTASPVAAVSTQPTTEQPGMQLALYHDRSMAEQGWQLLHARFPDLLGDVIPVYTQLYHYIALRAVAGDALERDRICASLRQRGAECLPTPVAFSGSLATLHTQTDKQPPNSVDTDRSETKAGNTDRAPDVPSSTAPTDAEADAYPVEDGTEDNRHNADREENAEATSGEPLDADSAPADTETQSTPPPPPPKPPARFGQGGATLDYSASPLGPDSILISIADRKLLYHAKDGTIYVWPVAIGRHWSYHIFGDTQITVKRPNPTWTPPPDMRKRNPKLPTSMGPGPRNPLGAYALNLGFPYIRIHGTDQPRTVGRAASSGCYRMHADAIKFLFQSVSVGTPVRITPEPLASLMPRTAAR; encoded by the coding sequence ATGGCAACGACAGCGGGCGGCGACGCCCAAAGTGGCTGCCAGAAGCTGCGTCAGGCCGGTCATCAGTGTTTCTTGACCCGGTTGGATGTCAGCACCATCCCGAGCGAATCATCCGACATTCCAGGCACTGAACAAAGGCAAAACGCCGTTCCAGATGCCAAGCCAATCGCGGAGCGGACCGCCGAGCCAATTGCCGAGCCAACCTCCAATCAGGCCGCCAAGCCAATCGCCAAGCCAATCGCCAAGCAGGCCGATATTCAATCCCTTTCTCCACCCACAGCTTCGCCCGTCGCCGCGGTCAGCACCCAGCCAACCACTGAACAGCCCGGCATGCAGCTCGCGCTTTACCATGACAGATCCATGGCCGAGCAAGGCTGGCAATTGCTCCACGCGCGTTTCCCCGATCTGCTCGGCGATGTGATACCGGTCTACACCCAGCTTTATCACTACATCGCGCTGCGCGCGGTTGCCGGTGACGCGCTCGAGCGCGACAGAATCTGCGCCAGTTTGCGCCAGCGCGGCGCCGAATGCCTACCAACCCCAGTGGCCTTCTCTGGCAGTCTGGCGACACTGCACACACAGACCGACAAGCAGCCGCCTAACTCTGTCGACACGGACCGCAGCGAAACAAAGGCCGGCAACACAGATCGAGCCCCTGATGTCCCGTCTAGCACAGCTCCAACCGATGCGGAAGCAGACGCCTATCCGGTGGAAGATGGCACTGAAGATAATCGCCACAATGCAGATCGCGAAGAAAATGCCGAGGCTACCAGCGGCGAACCCCTTGATGCAGATTCCGCACCAGCGGATACCGAGACACAAAGCACTCCACCACCGCCTCCACCAAAGCCACCCGCGCGCTTTGGACAGGGCGGTGCCACGCTGGATTATTCGGCATCCCCCTTGGGGCCGGATTCCATCCTCATCTCCATTGCCGACCGCAAGCTGCTCTACCATGCCAAGGATGGCACCATCTATGTCTGGCCGGTCGCGATTGGGCGCCACTGGTCCTATCACATTTTCGGCGATACCCAAATCACCGTGAAACGCCCCAACCCGACTTGGACACCTCCACCGGACATGCGCAAGCGCAACCCAAAATTGCCAACCAGCATGGGACCTGGCCCGCGCAATCCGCTCGGCGCCTACGCGCTCAATCTTGGTTTTCCCTATATTCGCATCCATGGCACCGACCAGCCGCGGACTGTCGGTCGAGCGGCTTCCTCCGGTTGCTATCGCATGCACGCCGATGCAATCAAGTTTCTGTTTCAGTCGGTCTCCGTTGGCACGCCAGTGCGCATTACACCCGAGCCACTGGCTTCGCTGATGCCAAGAACTGCCGCAAGATAA
- a CDS encoding ExbD/TolR family protein codes for MNLRPHPPRPADLNLTPLVDVVFLLLLFFMISTTFEQQREIPIALPEAKGQPARQSDSKPLVIVIDSDSRYIVAEQPIAPGPEQDTHELLVQALRQATAKSANRTLLIEADAHTPHQAVMRMLDAAQEVGLTRLAFAATHIPGAQEKSTPPAPAISDPAATAPVEPDASSPRPPQ; via the coding sequence ATGAACCTGCGACCTCATCCACCGCGGCCAGCCGACCTCAACCTGACACCTTTGGTCGATGTGGTTTTTCTGCTGCTGCTGTTTTTCATGATTTCGACCACCTTCGAGCAACAACGGGAAATTCCCATCGCCCTGCCGGAGGCGAAAGGCCAGCCTGCTCGGCAATCCGACAGCAAGCCACTGGTCATCGTCATCGACAGCGACAGCCGCTACATCGTTGCCGAGCAGCCAATCGCGCCTGGTCCGGAGCAGGATACGCATGAGCTGCTGGTGCAGGCCTTGCGCCAAGCCACAGCCAAGTCTGCAAATCGCACCCTGCTGATCGAGGCCGACGCCCACACCCCTCATCAGGCCGTGATGCGGATGCTGGATGCGGCCCAAGAGGTTGGGCTCACCCGGCTTGCCTTTGCCGCCACGCACATACCAGGGGCGCAAGAGAAGAGCACGCCGCCAGCGCCAGCCATATCCGATCCCGCCGCGACAGCCCCAGTCGAGCCTGACGCCTCCTCCCCTCGGCCACCCCAATGA
- the lpxK gene encoding tetraacyldisaccharide 4'-kinase codes for MRLNQRSAQLVAKLAAQLATQLQAIWYGPAHPVAWLLAPLGWLYCAIAQARAALWRRRWRQPPEADQRILAPVIVVGNLTVGGTGKTPLVLWLAQHLRERGWRPGILTRGYRGQDLSQPRRVPARGDPRDHGDEAVLLANRSGCPVMAGADRVAAARRLLSECDCDLLLADDGLQHYRLRRDLEILLVDGRRGFGNRRCLPAGPLREPVSRARRANILLTNGGDDNRPNMALRPQRAVNLADPRQTRALAQFVGPRVAAVAGIGNPEHFFRLLECHGLRITRLPYPDHHGFSRADARHWPAGPVLMTEKDAVKCRAFAESRHWYLPVSAVPNPAFIQALEPYLGALEQARAQSPIRPAPSQASESPA; via the coding sequence GTGCGGCTTAACCAGCGCTCGGCCCAACTTGTGGCCAAACTGGCGGCCCAACTGGCGACCCAGCTTCAAGCCATCTGGTATGGCCCAGCGCATCCGGTGGCCTGGCTGCTGGCGCCCCTGGGCTGGCTTTACTGCGCCATCGCCCAGGCGCGCGCCGCCCTGTGGCGCCGGCGCTGGCGCCAGCCGCCAGAGGCGGATCAACGGATACTGGCACCGGTGATCGTGGTCGGCAACCTGACTGTCGGCGGCACCGGCAAAACACCGCTGGTTCTGTGGCTCGCCCAACATCTGCGCGAGCGCGGTTGGAGGCCCGGCATTCTCACCCGCGGCTATCGCGGTCAAGATCTGAGTCAGCCTCGGCGAGTCCCGGCCCGGGGCGACCCGCGCGATCATGGCGACGAGGCCGTGCTGCTGGCCAACCGCTCGGGCTGTCCGGTCATGGCGGGAGCCGATCGGGTCGCCGCCGCCAGGCGCCTGCTCAGCGAATGCGACTGCGATCTGCTGCTCGCCGATGACGGCTTGCAGCATTACCGGCTCAGGCGCGACCTGGAAATTCTGCTGGTCGATGGCCGGCGCGGCTTTGGCAACCGCCGCTGCCTGCCGGCCGGTCCATTGCGCGAGCCGGTTTCGCGCGCCCGTCGCGCCAACATCCTGCTGACCAACGGCGGCGACGACAATCGCCCAAACATGGCACTGCGACCGCAACGCGCCGTCAACCTGGCGGACCCGCGTCAAACCCGCGCCCTGGCGCAGTTCGTTGGTCCCCGGGTCGCCGCGGTGGCCGGCATCGGCAATCCCGAGCATTTCTTCAGGCTCCTTGAGTGCCACGGGCTGCGTATCACCCGCCTCCCCTACCCTGACCACCACGGATTCAGCCGCGCGGACGCCCGCCATTGGCCCGCCGGGCCGGTCCTGATGACCGAGAAGGACGCGGTCAAGTGCCGCGCCTTCGCCGAGTCCCGCCACTGGTATCTACCCGTGTCGGCGGTGCCCAATCCGGCGTTCATCCAGGCATTGGAGCCCTATCTCGGCGCACTGGAACAAGCTCGCGCGCAATCCCCCATCCGCCCAGCTCCCTCTCAAGCCTCGGAGTCCCCCGCGTGA
- a CDS encoding N-acetylmuramoyl-L-alanine amidase — translation MKIAVMKGIFPLLLFLGLAMPPVLALDDQVLVTGKPRPGGVRMIVLHATGGPDCIDSRSFRGGTLDGILGHFLRNRSRISIHYVIGRDGRVVSMVPESQVAWHVRGHNQDSIGIELVNDGDGVDPFPPAQIDRLVELLRGLLERHRLDGDAIKSHAELDDSTIVCKGVAIKRKQDPGAAFPWERVLAELRRDSGQDSGQDSAWN, via the coding sequence ATGAAAATTGCTGTGATGAAAGGTATTTTTCCCTTGTTATTGTTTCTGGGCCTTGCCATGCCGCCCGTCTTGGCCTTGGATGATCAGGTGTTGGTGACGGGCAAACCGCGGCCGGGTGGGGTGCGCATGATTGTTCTGCATGCCACTGGTGGGCCGGACTGCATTGACTCGCGCAGTTTTCGCGGCGGCACGCTGGATGGCATCCTGGGGCATTTTCTGCGCAACCGTAGCCGCATCAGCATCCACTACGTCATTGGCCGTGATGGTCGGGTCGTGAGTATGGTGCCTGAGTCCCAGGTCGCCTGGCATGTGCGCGGGCATAATCAGGACTCCATCGGCATTGAGCTGGTCAATGACGGCGATGGTGTTGATCCTTTTCCCCCAGCGCAGATTGATCGCTTGGTGGAACTTCTGCGCGGGCTGCTTGAGCGTCATCGGTTGGACGGGGATGCGATTAAATCCCATGCCGAGCTTGATGATTCAACCATTGTTTGCAAGGGCGTCGCGATCAAGCGCAAGCAGGATCCAGGCGCGGCCTTCCCCTGGGAGCGGGTATTGGCTGAACTCCGGCGAGACTCAGGCCAAGACTCAGGCCAAGATTCAGCTTGGAACTAA